The following are encoded together in the Sparus aurata chromosome 1, fSpaAur1.1, whole genome shotgun sequence genome:
- the LOC115576001 gene encoding protein NLRC3-like isoform X2 — MLQSNLEDRFNCAQEGWAQRKDEQPLVDIYTELYVTAGGDINLNKQHEVIQMEVKPTTEESIQPCDMFKPPSGKGRSIRTVLTNGIAGIGKTFLVQKFVLDWTNKENNQDVHLIFPFTFRQLNLRQGEKLSLIELIHKSIRETKDIQAEALNHIFTTLQSSGNTNYDKSKFKLVFVLDGLDESHLQLNCSTDEIQDTDFDVTQSTSVDVLLSNLIKRNLLPSARLWITTRPAATNQIHSDFVDMVTEVRGFTDPQKEEYFRKRFIDEKQASRIISHIKTSRSLHIMCHIPVFCWITATVLEDVLKTREGGELPKTLTEMYVEFLKFQICQTKKKYDPKKFSQNMCIQYIKTLAKLAFHHLEKGNLIFYERDLKESGIDVRGASVFSGMFTEIFKEERGRKNDEVKMFSFVHLSVQEFLAALYVKMSLINKNKNVMCEPAQSFFERSERNVRKIFSKPSTTELDRFAIDKALQSPNGHLDLFLRFLLGLSLQTNETLPQGLLEKTRSSQTNQETVDYIKRKISDNLSPERSINLFHCLNELNDGSLVEEIQQYLTSGSLSTDKLSPAQWSALVFILLSSEEDLDMFDLKKYSASEEVLLRLLPVVKAANKIL; from the coding sequence ATGCTTCAGTCAAACCTCGAGGATAGGTTTAATTGTGCACAAGAGGGGTGGGCACAGAGGAAGGATGAGCAACCTCTGGTTGATATCTACACAGAGCTGTACGTCACAGCTGGGGGTGACATAAACCTCAACAAACAGCATGAGGTCATTCAGATGGAGGTGAAGCCAACAACAGAGGAATCAATTCAACCCTGTGACATGTTCAAACCCCCCTCTGGCAAAGGAAGATCCATAAGAACAGTGCTGACCAATGGAATCGCAGGAATTGGCAAAACATTTCTTGTCCAGAAGTTTGTGTTGGACTGGaccaacaaagaaaacaatcaagATGTGCATCTCATATTCCCCTTTACTTTCCGCCAGCTGAACTTGAGGCAAGGCGAAAAGTTAAGTCTGATCGAGCTGATCCATAAATCTATCAGAGAGACCAAAGACATTCAGGCAGAGGCTCTTAATCACATCTTTACGACTCTGCAGTCATCAGGAAACACCAACTATGACAAAAGTAAATTCaaactggtgtttgttttggatgGACTGGATGAGAGCCACCTTCAACTGAACTGCTCGACTGATGAAATCCAGGACACAGACTTTGATGTGACacagtccacctcagtggatgtgctgctgtcAAACCTCATCAAGAGAAatctgcttccctctgctcgcctctggataactaCACGACCGGCAGCAACCAATCAGATTCATTCGGATtttgttgacatggtgacagaggtcagagggttcactgacccacagaaggaggagtacttcaggaagagattcataGATGAgaagcaggccagcagaatcatctcccacatcaaaacatcacgaagcctccacatcatgtgccacatcccagtcttctgctggatcactgctaccgttctggaggatgtgttgaagaccagagagggaggagagctgcccaagaccctgactgagatgtatgTAGAGTTCCTGAAGTTTCAGATTTGTCAGACAAAGAAGAAATATGACCCCAAAAAGTTCAGCCAAAACATGTGCATTCAGTACATTAAGACATTAGCAAAACTGGCTTTCCACCATCTGGAAAAGggcaacctgatcttctatgaaagAGATCTTAAGGAGAGTGGTATTGATGTCAGAGGAGCCTCAGTGTTCTCAGGAATGTTCAcagagatctttaaagaggaacGTGGGAGGAAGAATGATGAAGTCAAGATGTTTAGCTTCGTCCATCTCagtgttcaggagtttttgGCAGCTTTGTACGTAAAGATGTCActtattaacaaaaacaagaatgtgATGTGTGAACCAGCGCAATCTTTTTTCGAAAGGTCAGAAAGGAATGTGCGAAAGATCTTCAGCAAACCATCAACAACAGAGCTCGACAGATTTGCTATTgacaaggccttacagagtccaaacggacacctggacttgttcctccgcttccttctgggtctttcactgcagaccaatgaGACTCTCCCTCAAGGCCTCCTGGAAAAGACAAGAAGCTCACAgaccaatcaggaaacagttgATTACATCAAGAGGAAGATCAGTGAcaatctgtctccagagaggagcatcaatctgttccactgtctgaatgaactgaatgatggttctctagtggaggagatccaacagtacctgacaTCAggaagtctctctacagataaactatctcctgctcagtggtcagctctggtcttcatcttactgtcatcagaagaagatctggacatgtttgacctgaagaaatactctgcttccgAGGAGgttcttctgaggctgctgccagtggtcaaagccgcCAACAAAATTCTGTAA
- the LOC115578677 gene encoding ribonuclease inhibitor-like, whose protein sequence is NCKLNQTQKKVFTCVLCLFFRLSGCNLSERSCEALSSVLSSQSSSLRELDLNDNDLQDSGVKPLSVGLRSPHCKLEILRLSACLITEEGCTSLASALRSNPSHLRELHLSYNHPGDSGVKLLSAGLEDPHWRLDTLKVEHGGEQRLKPGVRKYVCELTVDTNTVNRKLKLSDNNRKVTRVREKQPYPDHPERFDWPQLLCRNDLTGRCYWEVEWRGRVDVSVSYRGIRRKGYSDDCLFGGNNQSWSLDCSDGGPDSVCHNKKRTYLSSSSSASFSSASFSSAAA, encoded by the exons AACTGTAAGTTAAATCAAACGCAGAAAAAAGTCTTCACATGTGtactctgtctttttttcaggctgagtggctgtaatctgtcagagagaagctgtgaagctctgtcctcagttctcagctcccagtcctctagtctgagagagctcgACCTGAATGATAacgacctgcaggattcaggagtgaagccgCTGTCTGTTGGACTAAGGAGTCCACACTGTAAATTGGAGATTCTAAG gctGTCAGcttgtctgatcacagaggaaggctgtacttctctggcctcagctctgagatccaacccctcccatctgagagagctgcacctgagctacaatcatccaggagactcaggagtgaagctgctgtcggCTGGACTCGAGGATCCAcactggagactggacactctcaa gGTGGAACATGGTGGAGAGCAAAGGCTGAAACCTGGTGTgaggaagt atgtctgtgaactcacagtggacacaaacacagtaaacagaaagctcaaactgtctgacaacaacaggaaggtgACACGTGTGAGGGAGAAGCAgccatatcctgatcatccagagaggtttgactgGCCTCAGTTGCTGTGTAGAAATgatctgactggtcgctgttactgggaggtcgagtggagaggaagggTTGAcgtatcagtgagttacagaggaATCAGGAGGAAAGGATACAGTGatgactgtttgtttggaggaaataatcagtcctggagtctggaCTGCTCTGATGGTGGTCCTGACTCTGTCTGTCACAATAAGAAAAGAACAtacctgtcctcctcctcctccgcctccttctcctctgcctccttctcctctgccgccgcc
- the LOC115576001 gene encoding protein NLRC3-like isoform X1 has product MMPEDIFNTLEDLKVDEFKDFKWYLKLPDILEGYQPIKQSRLERAERRNTADLMVNTFTLDGALKVTKKILEKIKRNDLVQSLSANSSGPAVSVNVGDVGETSENRGPSSSQCEDEIVPVPKPQPISYYQNMLQSNLEDRFNCAQEGWAQRKDEQPLVDIYTELYVTAGGDINLNKQHEVIQMEVKPTTEESIQPCDMFKPPSGKGRSIRTVLTNGIAGIGKTFLVQKFVLDWTNKENNQDVHLIFPFTFRQLNLRQGEKLSLIELIHKSIRETKDIQAEALNHIFTTLQSSGNTNYDKSKFKLVFVLDGLDESHLQLNCSTDEIQDTDFDVTQSTSVDVLLSNLIKRNLLPSARLWITTRPAATNQIHSDFVDMVTEVRGFTDPQKEEYFRKRFIDEKQASRIISHIKTSRSLHIMCHIPVFCWITATVLEDVLKTREGGELPKTLTEMYVEFLKFQICQTKKKYDPKKFSQNMCIQYIKTLAKLAFHHLEKGNLIFYERDLKESGIDVRGASVFSGMFTEIFKEERGRKNDEVKMFSFVHLSVQEFLAALYVKMSLINKNKNVMCEPAQSFFERSERNVRKIFSKPSTTELDRFAIDKALQSPNGHLDLFLRFLLGLSLQTNETLPQGLLEKTRSSQTNQETVDYIKRKISDNLSPERSINLFHCLNELNDGSLVEEIQQYLTSGSLSTDKLSPAQWSALVFILLSSEEDLDMFDLKKYSASEEVLLRLLPVVKAANKIL; this is encoded by the exons ATGATGCCAGAGGACATTTTCAACACTCTGGAGGATCTAAAAGTTGATGAATTCAAGGATTTCAAATGGTATCTGAAGCTGCCTGACATCCTGGAAGGCTACCAACCCATCAAACAGTCCAGGCTGGAGAGAGCAGAAAGACGGAACACAGCGGATCTGATGGTGAACACCTTTACACTTGATGGAGCTCTGAAGGTGACCAAGAAGATTTTAGAGAAGATCAAGAGGAATGACCTGGTGCAGAGTCTGTCAGCCAACAGCTCAGGACCAGCAG TGTCAGTGAATGTCGGTGATGTTGGAGAGACTTCAGAGAACAGAGGACCTTCTTCCTCTCAGTGTGAAG ATGAGATTGTTCCAGTACCAAAGCCACAGCCCATCTCATATTACCAGAATATGCTTCAGTCAAACCTCGAGGATAGGTTTAATTGTGCACAAGAGGGGTGGGCACAGAGGAAGGATGAGCAACCTCTGGTTGATATCTACACAGAGCTGTACGTCACAGCTGGGGGTGACATAAACCTCAACAAACAGCATGAGGTCATTCAGATGGAGGTGAAGCCAACAACAGAGGAATCAATTCAACCCTGTGACATGTTCAAACCCCCCTCTGGCAAAGGAAGATCCATAAGAACAGTGCTGACCAATGGAATCGCAGGAATTGGCAAAACATTTCTTGTCCAGAAGTTTGTGTTGGACTGGaccaacaaagaaaacaatcaagATGTGCATCTCATATTCCCCTTTACTTTCCGCCAGCTGAACTTGAGGCAAGGCGAAAAGTTAAGTCTGATCGAGCTGATCCATAAATCTATCAGAGAGACCAAAGACATTCAGGCAGAGGCTCTTAATCACATCTTTACGACTCTGCAGTCATCAGGAAACACCAACTATGACAAAAGTAAATTCaaactggtgtttgttttggatgGACTGGATGAGAGCCACCTTCAACTGAACTGCTCGACTGATGAAATCCAGGACACAGACTTTGATGTGACacagtccacctcagtggatgtgctgctgtcAAACCTCATCAAGAGAAatctgcttccctctgctcgcctctggataactaCACGACCGGCAGCAACCAATCAGATTCATTCGGATtttgttgacatggtgacagaggtcagagggttcactgacccacagaaggaggagtacttcaggaagagattcataGATGAgaagcaggccagcagaatcatctcccacatcaaaacatcacgaagcctccacatcatgtgccacatcccagtcttctgctggatcactgctaccgttctggaggatgtgttgaagaccagagagggaggagagctgcccaagaccctgactgagatgtatgTAGAGTTCCTGAAGTTTCAGATTTGTCAGACAAAGAAGAAATATGACCCCAAAAAGTTCAGCCAAAACATGTGCATTCAGTACATTAAGACATTAGCAAAACTGGCTTTCCACCATCTGGAAAAGggcaacctgatcttctatgaaagAGATCTTAAGGAGAGTGGTATTGATGTCAGAGGAGCCTCAGTGTTCTCAGGAATGTTCAcagagatctttaaagaggaacGTGGGAGGAAGAATGATGAAGTCAAGATGTTTAGCTTCGTCCATCTCagtgttcaggagtttttgGCAGCTTTGTACGTAAAGATGTCActtattaacaaaaacaagaatgtgATGTGTGAACCAGCGCAATCTTTTTTCGAAAGGTCAGAAAGGAATGTGCGAAAGATCTTCAGCAAACCATCAACAACAGAGCTCGACAGATTTGCTATTgacaaggccttacagagtccaaacggacacctggacttgttcctccgcttccttctgggtctttcactgcagaccaatgaGACTCTCCCTCAAGGCCTCCTGGAAAAGACAAGAAGCTCACAgaccaatcaggaaacagttgATTACATCAAGAGGAAGATCAGTGAcaatctgtctccagagaggagcatcaatctgttccactgtctgaatgaactgaatgatggttctctagtggaggagatccaacagtacctgacaTCAggaagtctctctacagataaactatctcctgctcagtggtcagctctggtcttcatcttactgtcatcagaagaagatctggacatgtttgacctgaagaaatactctgcttccgAGGAGgttcttctgaggctgctgccagtggtcaaagccgcCAACAAAATTCTGTAA